AACCCCAGTCAATCATTATGAATTTTTCTTGCCACCGCCCAACAAGTGCCGGATGGCGCACCAAAATTAGGTCTTCGACCAAAAGGTCCTCCGAAACGAGACCCGAGCGCTTTTGTGGCAGATACATTATCGCTGCGTCCATCATGCCCGTGGACAGCGCGGTTGTAAGCATCTCGGATGGTCCCGACTCCAACTGCAATGCCACGTGCGGAGCCTGCCGTTTCATCCATTGCGCCCAGGCAACGCAGAGCTCGTCCTGCAGCGCAACCGGCCCCCCAAAACGAAAGAGGGATCTGAAGCCGGTGGGTAGAGCAATCCGCTGTCGGGCATGGTCCCAAGTTCGTACGATGTTCTCCGCGTACTCCCTAAAATCCCTCCCTGCTCGAGTCAGTTCCGTCCCGCCTCGGCTGCGTTTGAACAAGATGCACGACAACTCGCCTTCGAGCCCTTGAATGCGTGCGCTTACAGTGGACTGCATAATATCCAGCCTGGCGGCGGCCTGGGTGAAACTTCCGAGTTCCGCGACATAGAGAAAGGCGCGTATGGCATCGATGTTCATTAAGGCCGATCCCGATAAAGCTGC
The nucleotide sequence above comes from Ensifer adhaerens. Encoded proteins:
- a CDS encoding LysR family transcriptional regulator, with the translated sequence MNIDAIRAFLYVAELGSFTQAAARLDIMQSTVSARIQGLEGELSCILFKRSRGGTELTRAGRDFREYAENIVRTWDHARQRIALPTGFRSLFRFGGPVALQDELCVAWAQWMKRQAPHVALQLESGPSEMLTTALSTGMMDAAIMYLPQKRSGLVSEDLLVEDLILVRHPALVGRWQEKFIMIDWGYEFNSSFSHAFPDVPGSSLSVGIAELGLKHVLTLCGAAYLPHSLISPLIATGQLERVPDAPTFQRVVYLVFPTQSRDPEVLEIALDGLRKLALTRGTKRDNS